One part of the Prochlorococcus marinus str. MIT 9313 genome encodes these proteins:
- a CDS encoding HAD family hydrolase: MGLRLLHLHLHGLFRSHDLELGRDADTGGQALYVLELVRGLAARSEIEQVEVVTRLIHDRRVSTDYANPIEDIAPGAKIIRLPFGPRRYLRKELFWPYLDDLADQTVSHLQQQEHLPDWIHAHYADAGYVGALVSRRLGVPLVFTGHSLGREKLRRLLGVGGDHEQIEQTYAIGQRIDAEEFTLAHCSLVITSTRQEIDHQYARYGRFVPEQAEVVPPGVDSIRFHPLQSSSETDVVDGLLAPFLRKPSLPPLLAISRAVRRKNIPFLVEAYGRSPVLRQRHNLVLVLGCRDDPRQLEKQQREVFQQVFDLVDRYDLYGRVAYPKQHRRDQIPAIYRWAALHRGLFVNPALTEPFGLTLLEAAACGLPMVATDDGGPRDILARCDNGLLVDVTDLEALQDVMEQAGSDADQWRLWSDNGIVAVSRHFSWDAHVCHYLALMKQRLELSQPRIWATDKECLGSPLGQSLLLLDLDSSLEEPEAEGLASLREGLESIGSGDAHGLGVLTGRSVQAAKKRYAELNLPSPRVWISRAGTEIHYGLEDQSDRFWQAHIDVDWRRQAVVSALADLKDHLTLQDDQEQGPHKVSYLLKEHGEAILPLVRQRLRQRSQAARPHLRCHWFLDVVPLRASRSEAIRYLSLRWGLPLEQILVVASQQGDAELVRGLTASVVLAEHDPCLEGLRHQQRVFFANNPHLFGLLDGLNHYRFFLKS, from the coding sequence ATGGGTTTGAGATTGCTTCATCTGCATCTTCATGGACTGTTTCGATCTCACGACTTGGAATTGGGTCGCGATGCTGATACAGGAGGCCAGGCTCTTTATGTGCTCGAGCTTGTCAGGGGCCTGGCAGCGCGTTCGGAAATTGAGCAGGTTGAGGTGGTTACCCGCTTAATTCATGATCGTCGTGTTTCTACTGACTATGCCAATCCCATTGAGGATATTGCTCCTGGGGCCAAGATCATCAGGCTGCCTTTTGGACCAAGACGATATTTGCGCAAGGAGTTGTTTTGGCCCTATTTGGATGATTTAGCGGATCAGACCGTTAGCCATCTCCAGCAGCAAGAACATCTTCCTGATTGGATTCATGCTCATTACGCCGATGCAGGCTATGTGGGAGCCCTTGTGAGTCGCAGGCTGGGTGTTCCCTTGGTGTTTACAGGTCATTCCTTGGGTAGGGAAAAGTTGCGGCGTCTGTTGGGAGTTGGTGGAGACCATGAACAGATCGAGCAAACATATGCCATTGGTCAACGTATTGATGCTGAAGAGTTCACTCTTGCTCATTGTAGTTTGGTGATTACGAGTACTCGCCAGGAAATTGATCATCAATACGCTCGCTATGGGCGTTTTGTTCCGGAGCAAGCGGAGGTGGTGCCTCCCGGCGTTGATTCCATTCGCTTCCATCCACTCCAATCTTCTAGTGAAACGGATGTTGTTGATGGATTGCTCGCGCCCTTTTTGAGGAAACCTTCTTTACCTCCTCTTTTGGCTATTTCCAGAGCTGTGCGTCGTAAGAATATTCCTTTTTTGGTGGAGGCTTACGGCCGCTCGCCTGTGTTGCGTCAACGGCATAATCTTGTGCTTGTACTCGGCTGTCGGGATGATCCTCGTCAGTTGGAGAAGCAACAGCGGGAGGTGTTCCAGCAGGTTTTTGATCTCGTGGATCGTTACGACCTCTATGGCCGGGTGGCTTATCCCAAACAGCACCGTCGTGATCAGATCCCAGCGATTTACCGATGGGCAGCCTTGCATCGTGGTTTGTTTGTGAATCCAGCGCTTACCGAGCCCTTTGGGCTCACTTTGCTTGAAGCGGCGGCCTGTGGTTTGCCGATGGTGGCGACTGATGACGGTGGTCCACGCGACATCCTTGCTCGTTGTGACAACGGCTTGTTGGTTGACGTTACTGATCTGGAGGCACTTCAGGATGTAATGGAGCAGGCTGGTTCAGACGCAGATCAGTGGCGTCTTTGGAGTGATAACGGGATTGTGGCGGTCAGTCGGCATTTCAGTTGGGATGCTCATGTTTGCCATTACTTGGCATTGATGAAGCAACGTCTTGAATTGTCTCAGCCACGAATCTGGGCCACAGATAAAGAGTGTCTGGGCAGTCCACTGGGGCAGAGTTTGTTGTTGCTTGATCTTGATAGTTCTCTCGAAGAACCCGAGGCAGAGGGTTTGGCTTCGCTGCGGGAGGGATTGGAATCCATTGGCTCTGGCGATGCGCATGGTCTGGGAGTATTGACGGGTCGTTCTGTGCAGGCTGCAAAAAAGCGTTATGCAGAGCTGAATCTTCCTTCTCCTCGGGTTTGGATTAGTCGCGCGGGTACTGAAATCCATTACGGATTGGAGGATCAGTCGGATCGCTTTTGGCAGGCCCATATCGACGTTGATTGGCGGCGACAGGCAGTGGTGTCTGCTTTAGCTGATCTCAAGGACCATTTGACGCTTCAGGACGATCAGGAGCAGGGTCCTCACAAGGTGAGTTATCTATTGAAAGAGCATGGTGAGGCGATTTTGCCACTCGTCCGTCAGCGTTTAAGGCAAAGGAGTCAGGCGGCACGTCCTCATTTGCGTTGTCATTGGTTTTTGGATGTGGTGCCTTTGCGAGCTTCCCGAAGCGAAGCCATTCGCTATCTCTCTCTTCGTTGGGGATTACCTCTTGAGCAGATTTTGGTTGTTGCCAGTCAACAAGGTGATGCTGAATTGGTAAGGGGATTGACTGCTTCAGTAGTCCTTGCAGAGCATGATCCTTGTCTGGAGGGTTTGCGACATCAGCAACGAGTGTTTTTTGCTAACAACCCGCATTTGTTTGGACTTTTAGATGGCTTAAATCACTATCGATTTTTCTTAAAGTCTTAA